In one window of Tellurirhabdus rosea DNA:
- a CDS encoding VOC family protein: MKPLKATLKQAWPYQQDSLNLPVRDLGAALPFYETTLGFQLESRQETPCPSVVLARDHIRIGLAENGGDPEQDGCFFEVDNLENAWAELKSNGLTAERPPITSQQHGDVHWKVFFVVAPDGLCYCYGERQPT; encoded by the coding sequence ATGAAACCTCTCAAAGCAACCCTCAAACAGGCCTGGCCTTATCAGCAGGACAGCCTGAACCTGCCCGTCCGTGATCTCGGGGCCGCCCTGCCCTTTTACGAAACGACGCTGGGTTTCCAGCTCGAATCCCGACAGGAAACGCCCTGCCCGTCAGTCGTTCTGGCCAGAGATCACATCCGAATTGGTCTGGCCGAAAATGGCGGCGATCCTGAGCAGGACGGCTGTTTTTTTGAAGTCGACAATCTGGAAAACGCATGGGCCGAGTTGAAAAGCAACGGCCTGACGGCTGAACGGCCTCCCATTACGTCGCAACAGCACGGCGATGTCCACTGGAAGGTGTTTTTTGTGGTGGCTCCCGACGGACTTTGCTACTGTTACGGCGAACGGCAGCCGACCTGA